The Ferviditalea candida genomic interval AAAGGCGGCTCAGATCTTCCTGGAAACTTACTCGCTTCATGCAGCGAATGCAACACCAAACGCGGAAACCGTTCAGCTTCTCTTACCTTAAAGAAAAAGCGCATTCCGCGCCGAATATTATCAAGTTCTGTTACCGCATCTTGAAAGCAAAACACGGTCATCGGCAAACGAACTAAAAAGTGATTTGAGCAATAGGACACCTAGCAGGTGTCTTTTATTGTATGAGTTTGCTTCTCATCATGTTTGTATATACCGAAAGTACATAGTATACGTTCTGTACATTTCAGAATCTGTTCATTCCGATATCGCTGCCCCGTTGCTTCGGAGATCGTTTAATAGCTTGCGGATAAAAATGGTAAGTTTCTTATGTTATAATGAAACTAACATCTTGGTCGGACATAGGAAAATTAATCCTAGAGGTGCATCCGATATATGCAAACAAGCGATAAACATTTTGAAAAGAAGGATATTCAGACGATCCTTAAACATATCCTGCT includes:
- a CDS encoding HNH endonuclease, whose translation is MPASKGGSDLPGNLLASCSECNTKRGNRSASLTLKKKRIPRRILSSSVTAS